The stretch of DNA ATCGTAGATGGGGAAAAATATCTCAATGAGAGTGAGGAAGGCAGAAATTCTGTTTTTACTGTCCCGGTAACTGCCCTGGATGATAAGATGGAAGTGATCGCAGATACACTGGCCATGGGTGCCCCTCATGAGATCGATTATACACTGACCTTTTATGAGGCTTCTATTGGCTCCAAGGGCCAGCTTCCTCAGGAGGCAGCGAAAAGAGTGGTTGCAGTTGCGCTGGTGATCATCATCGGAGGCGGTATCCTGAATTATTTTGTAAACAAAAGGAATCGGTGTTAAACCGGTTCTTTTTTTATGCCCTTTCGCATAATATACATAATAACGAACATGTATAAAGACGGAAGGAAGGGAACATCATGGATACAGTACAGGATAAAACCTACGAAGCAATTTATTATTCACTGTGGGAGGCTGCCAGGCGTTACAGCGGCTTTACGCAGTTTCGGGTGATCGGAAAAAGCCACGATGACCGGATGATCCCTATGCTGGAGATCGGACATGGAGATGCCTGTATTTTCTGTGTGGCCGGCTTTTCCGGAACGGATGGACAGATGACGGACAGGCTTACCAGGATGGCACTGGAGCTTTGCAGGATATATGAATGCAACTGGACCGTGGACGAGCTTTATGAGGTAAAAAAGCTCCTGGATCAGACCAGGCTTTGTATCATACCGGTGGTCAATCCGGATGGATATGAGATCTGCCGGAAGGGCTACAATACTGTGCGAAATCCCATTTTCCGTCAGATGCTGAAAATGCAGGATGTTCCCTGTGATGAATTCGAGGGGAATGCAAGAGGAATGGATACTGCACGGAATTTTCCCACCACCTTCTGCAGCAGAAAAAAGATCCATCAGCAGCCTGCCAGTGAAAATGAGACACGGGCGCTGATCCGGATCTTTCAGGAATACGGAGGACGTGGCCTGCTGGTTTTCTGTGGATATGGGAAAAAGGTGGTTTATTACCGGCGGGATCAGAATTTTTCCACTGGTCAGAGATGCT from Blautia sp. SC05B48 encodes:
- a CDS encoding M14 family zinc carboxypeptidase, whose product is MDTVQDKTYEAIYYSLWEAARRYSGFTQFRVIGKSHDDRMIPMLEIGHGDACIFCVAGFSGTDGQMTDRLTRMALELCRIYECNWTVDELYEVKKLLDQTRLCIIPVVNPDGYEICRKGYNTVRNPIFRQMLKMQDVPCDEFEGNARGMDTARNFPTTFCSRKKIHQQPASENETRALIRIFQEYGGRGLLVFCGYGKKVVYYRRDQNFSTGQRCYRLARHLKKCTRGKLEQLAIEREVQNGRRSTGRPEQYYGEMIRQPAFRIELPVNSGNKEEEEREICDLLLLPLEYIYSLVQL